In the genome of Ctenopharyngodon idella isolate HZGC_01 chromosome 19, HZGC01, whole genome shotgun sequence, one region contains:
- the cart4 gene encoding cocaine- and amphetamine-regulated transcript 4 translates to MDSVRAAVYLSVFLSLLCVCRGQMSLDNRLTTQEEQFIKRDLAEALDELLDGDQDNRISVEKKASVIPRCDVGERCAMKHGPRIGRLCDCLRGTACNTFFLRCY, encoded by the exons atggacagcgTCCGAGCGGCGGTCTACCTGAGCGTTTTCCTCTCGCTGCTGTGCGTCTGCAGGGGTCAGATGTCACTGGACAACCGACTGACCACGCAAGAGGAGCAGTTCATCAAACGAGACCTG GCTGAGGCGCTCGATGAACTTTTGGATGGAGATCAGGACAATCGGATATCTGTGGAGAAAAAAGCTAGCGTCATTCCAAGG TGTGACGTGGGCGAGCGCTGCGCCATGAAGCACGGACCGCGCATCGGGCGACTATGCGATTGTCTGCGAGGAACCGCCTGCAATACTTTCTTCTTGCGCTGCTACTGA